In Marinobacter sp. es.048, the following proteins share a genomic window:
- a CDS encoding DegV family protein, translated as MRVGLIVDSACDLPYEFSRKHDLFVLPVTAVIDGQTYVDKHDPVRTQEFYQSGLLQKGHQAETRAFTAEQIHDLFMEKIVTQFDVAICETVTKNRSLIFQNATEAMNSVLANYEGTREAAGRDGRFFMRVIDSKQIFAGQGLLAAHTLKLIDQKVSKNALRHEVETFSDKIYTCVIPRDLHYIRERARRRGDKSVSALVAFLGKALNITPVIFGQGAEGQPAAKTRSFDVAVEKVMNYATARVEAGLLTPYVSLSCGLTWTEIEDLPGLNRLRDACERNGVELLLSQMGITSSIYVGPGSLCLALAAELHSFNDFQ; from the coding sequence ATGCGAGTTGGTTTGATCGTCGATTCTGCGTGCGATTTACCCTACGAGTTCAGCCGCAAGCACGACCTGTTCGTCCTGCCGGTAACCGCTGTAATCGATGGCCAGACCTATGTAGACAAGCATGATCCGGTTCGGACCCAGGAGTTTTACCAGAGCGGTCTGTTACAGAAAGGGCACCAGGCTGAGACCCGCGCCTTCACCGCTGAACAGATCCACGACCTGTTCATGGAGAAGATCGTTACCCAGTTTGATGTTGCTATCTGTGAGACGGTCACGAAAAACCGAAGCCTGATTTTCCAGAACGCCACTGAGGCTATGAACAGTGTCCTGGCGAATTATGAGGGTACCCGGGAAGCCGCTGGTCGCGACGGCCGGTTTTTCATGCGGGTGATCGACAGCAAGCAGATCTTTGCCGGACAGGGCCTGCTGGCCGCTCACACCCTCAAGCTGATCGACCAGAAGGTCTCCAAAAATGCTCTGCGCCATGAGGTCGAAACCTTTAGCGACAAGATCTACACCTGCGTGATTCCGAGAGATCTGCACTACATACGTGAGCGGGCACGGCGTCGTGGTGACAAGAGTGTGTCGGCGCTGGTGGCCTTTCTTGGTAAAGCACTGAACATTACACCGGTCATTTTCGGACAGGGCGCTGAAGGCCAGCCTGCGGCCAAAACCCGCAGTTTCGATGTGGCCGTGGAAAAGGTGATGAACTATGCCACTGCCCGCGTGGAAGCCGGGCTTCTGACCCCTTATGTCAGTCTCTCCTGTGGCCTGACCTGGACCGAAATCGAGGATTTGCCCGGGCTCAATCGCCTGCGGGATGCTTGCGAGCGTAACGGTGTGGAACTTCTGCTATCCCAGATGGGCATCACCAGCAGTATTTATGTCGGCCCGGGCAGTCTCTGCCTGGCCCTGGCCGCGGAACTGCACAGCTTCAACGATTTTCAGTAA